The DNA sequence GAGGTTTGTCAGAGTTTGCTAAACTAATAAAAGAGCCTGCAGCTTTACAAACTGTTTAACCACTTCACATGTATATAATCACACCCACGAGTTTCCACCAATTTTCAAAATGTGGATTACATCAAACCGTGAACCTGATCAGTCTTAATCCAAGGCCTTAAAAAGCCTTAGTGATGTGAGCTGGCTCCTTAAAGTGAAGGATGGGAGTCGACTCCCGTCTGAGAGCCTCTTTGCTCTTTAATCAGCATGTTGATATTTCACACCTCTCAGATGGGTGGCATCGAATTAAATATTGTGTACGCAGAAAAAATGTTACGATAAACTGTAATTGTTTTCTCTAACTTGTGAAAATGTAAGTAAAACAAAAGTTTGCTCAGTTATTGCTGTTTACAGAAATATTGACCATTAATTGTCTGTTAATTGTGTTAATGAGCTCGTTGTTAAATTACATCCAGATTAAggtgtaaaaaaatataatataaatactgtaaacCTCCTAAAATAGAAaagcttttgtttcttttgacaGATAAAAAATAACTCTCATGCACCCTCCCACTCCCACACACTGGACCAATCCCTGCCTCGGACATGCACGGAAACCGCCATCTCATTATAATGTAAAAAGTTGGAAAATTGGAAATGTCACCTTGGGAAAAGAGAGAATggataaaagttaaataaagagGGAAATTACACAAGTCAGACAGCTAAAATCGAAGAGAGCTATAGGCAGATTTTCAGACCTACTTGGCTAAAGATCAAGTGATTACCAAGTTAATAAGACTGACTTATTAGAGGCTGGCCCTCCCTGCGCCCGCTCAGAGAGGCTGGGCGGGTGTTAGCAGATGCCTCGGTGACCTGCAGACTGGAAGGAACATCAGGAACTCTTTCATCAATATAATCAACAGACCATGGGACAAGAGGAAAGCCACACTGAGGAGATTGAATTAGAACAGATTCAGGACCTGTGCATGATTTTCATGAAGGAGTGTCCGAGCGGTTCCCTGCACTTACATGAGTTCAAGAGGATCTTGGGGATCCCGAGCAGCTCTGCAGAGGAGTCGCTCTACATCGAGACAATATTCCGCTCCTTTGACACAAATCAGGTAAAAACCGCAGCAGTTTCTCGTTGTAGGATTAgatatttatttctgttgtgaCTGGAACGCTGCATTGTTTTCTTCAGGATAACGCACTTGATTTCCTCGAGTATGTAGCGGCGCTCCACTTGATCTTACGAGGAAATCTTGAAGACAGGCTCAAGTGGTCCTTTAAGATGTACGACAAGGATGGGAATGGCAAGTTGGACAGGCAGGAGGTGAAACGCATTATCAGGGTAAGAGAGACCTTTTCAGATTATTGTGAGAATTACTTTTCTGTAAATTGTTTTTGCAGTTCCTACAGTGTGTTCTGAGTGAAAGGATTGTTTAGAACCAGCTGATGTGTCAAAATGACCAGGTTTCATAACATAAATCCTCTCAAGACAGATTATATGACTGGCCAGGTGACAAGCTTAAGGCCGAGTGTCACCTGCTGTAGGTTTGCAGGGCATTAGGTAAAGAGTGGATGGTCTCAGTGAGGGCTATTCCTGAAGTGAACATCTTTGGTGCACTTTACAGTAAGCCTCTAAATTTAGAGATTTAAAGTTAGCCCTCTGTTCACATGATTTAATTTGCTTGAATGGAATTGGGAATTGAATATTTGTTACAGTAATCCAAAAATGGTTGAATCCTTATTATGTTATACAACTATAATATTAACATTCTAAATTTGTGGACATATCTGGGCTCCTCCAGAGAGAAGTGTAGGAGTGTTTTCTCCATGGTAATTATAGCAATTATACTTTCAGACCAAATATGCCTCAGCAGGTAGTGACACACTGGATGGTTGGATGGTGTGCAGAAGCAAAAGTTTTGGCCGGTAAAGAAGGAAGTGAGAGTTTAAATCACTTGATCACAGACGCTTTTCATGTGTCTCACGCAGATCTTGTACAAAATCAAGTTCCAGACGAGTGATGTCGGTATGACGCCGTCTGAAATCTGCGACAGAAT is a window from the Micropterus dolomieu isolate WLL.071019.BEF.003 ecotype Adirondacks linkage group LG20, ASM2129224v1, whole genome shotgun sequence genome containing:
- the LOC123959169 gene encoding guanylyl cyclase-activating protein 2-like encodes the protein MGQEESHTEEIELEQIQDLCMIFMKECPSGSLHLHEFKRILGIPSSSAEESLYIETIFRSFDTNQDNALDFLEYVAALHLILRGNLEDRLKWSFKMYDKDGNGKLDRQEVKRIIRILYKIKFQTSDVGMTPSEICDRIFELVDQNDDGQITLSEFMEGAQKDEWVMNLLKLDVNATGWVIQNCGKLP